The DNA window ATACAGTATTACAgtctaatattaaaattttatattactaacagaaataaatttatttacttttaaatataaaaaataaacaaatataatatatgaagaAAGAAGAGAGTGTGAGAGAGAAAAGTTTCGCCGCTACCCACAACAGAAGAGAAATGGGCTATGTACAAGAAGCTAGAGAAAATTCAGAGTGATTTGGTGCTGAGGAAAGGACTATACTTGGTTTGTTTgctttatttgttttaatattttttattaatattttaaaataaacatgtaTACAAAGAATTTTTAAATTGGACAATTACATTTTAAATCAATATCCTTAAACATTCACTTCTACATCATTacaattttatccaaattaaaaacgaatatttatgttttgttagaaaaaattatcaaaatatattttaattaaaaaaatctcaaaatcattcaaataaaatgatatactagcaatatttagatatttagtTTCAATAATATTATGGATGACAATGCTGCACAAAACTACCAGCAATAGTGCAATTTAGTTTCCGAAAATTCTCACCTAGCACGGTCTATgtaatacttaaaaaattatattttctataataaaattatatttttcaatgttATATAAAGTATTacagtttaatatataaaaaatttatatttttaaaaaatatatataatttttttttaatataaaaaataaacagtTATAACATTTGTACTATATAGTATTTCAGACCGAGCAAACAACTTTAAGTCTGGTTCTATTTCATTCTGTGAGGAAGAAAAATTGGGAGAGAGAAAAGAGTAGCCGCAAGGGAGAGAAATGGGCTATGTACAGGAAGCTAGAGAAAATCACGTCAAGAAGAAAGTGGAAGAAGGTATGTGTCGAcatcattcataaatatattactatttCCTTTTGATCTTGCTCTTTGGAAACTCTTAGGTTTTTGAATTAGGGTTTATATGATGAATTCATCTAATTTGCATTATCTATAGATTGACAGTAATTTGCTTACtgagttttttcttcaaattcatTTAGTCTTGCAATCTAAAAGACTGCAGATTCATCTAGGTCAACGCAATCTCTTCTGTAGAAGCAAACAGAACATTTCTTCAATGCATAAATGCATAAATGCAACTCTCTGTCCTTCATTCTTTGGGAGCTAGGGAATTTTGGTTAGCTCTTAGGGAGGAAGAGACTTGGAGCatgttgaaaaaagaaaaaatcttatttgtttaaaaagatGATTATTTGGGGTTATCTGTGTTCGAATTTAGGTGATAATTCgaataatttgattgatgatgagaTAAGTGCATTAGTAAAGTTGGGCTTAGAAACCCTAGTTACAGAGAAAAATGAAGACCAATAAATTTTGGGTATGGAAAACCCAAATGTCTCAAGTTGGATTCCTACTAAAAATGCTTATTTAGATGTGGGAGATGGGGTGATGCTAggttttgaaaaaagaaaagaatagtATACAAAATAAAAGCTTATTATAGCTCAAACATGAATTATTGGTGTAAATTTTCATAACAATAGAATCCTTATAATTTATAACCATATGAAATTTCTCTTTACATATCATAGAATTGTTAGCATGTGGAATAAGGAAATTGACTCATATGATCATGGATAATGACAGCACTGCGCAGCAAAATGAAGACAAAAGCTTTGAAGGAATGCGGATATTACACTACTGAGTATGCTGAGTGTGCTTCAGGAAGGACACTATCGGTTGTTTGGAAATGTCGGAAACAAGCTAAAGAATTAAATGAATGCCTTCATCAGTTGTAAGTTTCCTGTCTCATTGATTAGCTTTGAATATGAAACTATATTGAAGTTCAGGAAACTGGATCTAGATAGAAAACCGTCTGAATATGTGTCTCACTATGCTTGGTTTCCAAACTTGATCTCATCTTTTCCACATATAAAGAGATACTAATAAAATTTGAGTTTCCCTACAATTTTATAACTGATATATGAAATACTTTACTTTGTTGAAACTGTTTggattggtttgatttggtttcAGCACAAATGACACTGTCCTCGAAGATATGAAGAAAGACTATGTGCTTCAACAGCAATTTAAGAGCTCATAAGGATCAAATTGATGCAAAGCTTGCATTCAAAGTACTCTTTTTACTTGGTTCTTTTGATATCCTGAGTCCAAGCATTTCCAATTAGTATTTTGTTTACCCATTTCTTGGGACATGTAGCATATTTTCGTTGTAGCAAGAAATGAAGGTACTTTTCCCAACTCACATTTGAAGTTcacaattaataatttacatCCTGATTCTACCCTTAAACCCTAATTTACATTCCTCGCCTAAAGGGTTTCATCAtgattcaaaattctaaataaaaacatttggcTTGAAGTGGGATTCATGCCAGGATAATagaccaaaaatattctaaactGAAGTGGGAGCAATGATAATAGGATTGAAGAAATGAACCTGAGTTAGATTGATTTATTCcttatttcaaaattatgcCAAAATGGAGTCTAGGTCATACATTACATGTACCCTACCAAATAGAATAATGATCTAATCTTCGAAACAGATAACATCTGAAAAAAGATTACCCGAAAGGAATTCTAAGATGGGTGAAAGAGTCTGTTGACGTTTGAAGGGTGTCTTCCCGATACTCAGGTTGAGAAATGGTGGAAGGAAGACATAGCTTTGGAGCAATCTAAGagattgtttataaaaaaaatcaaaatcttaaAAGCCAAAATTAAACATTGAATATGAAATGGAGGTAATCTAGTAGGCGAGTAAACATTTCTATACCATTTCGAAAAGAGTAAACATTTCTACCAAGTTGAAAACTCTAAATCCCTTTTCCAAAATACTCCTTTTCATccaattttatttgtatacaCAAATTCTTTCAATATATCTGTAAGATGAGACAACTACTTACAAAGTCTATTACTGAAATTTATTCACCAGAATCGATGTCCTCTTCCTCGGATTCTATCAAATAGGCACTAACACTAACCTTGTTCACAGATCCACCAAATTTCCCAAGCTCTCTTACTTTGATAAATGAACTAGTACTACTACCAGTAGAACCACTATCATCAACTGGTCTCACCTTTGCAGATAATGCATCTACTGCTCCTCTAAGGTTAGCCATAGGTTCCTTAAGTTCTTTCAACTgcataacaaaattaaaagtaaataaatttagtattcCTGCTTTCATAATCAAAGTAGTGGATCCATTTGGAAACTTGATTAATGATCACATTTGAAAACAGAACTCAGAAATTTGTTGAATGGTTCTCATCTAGACCAAAATCCAGAGAAAGTGTTTACAAATGGGCTAAATGGAAGAAAACACTGACCTTAGATTCCAGCATTATAGAGTAGTCACGAACTGAGACAATTTCTTCCTCTGCTTTTCTGATTAAACTTGAATTATCCGATTGGTGTGGATTGGTAGAATCGCCAACAGCTTCTTCACCGGATTCAGACAACCTACGTAACTCTTTCTCGAGGAGCGACAACTTAGAGCAGCAACATTTTAGAGCTTTCTCATGGTAAGAAGTAGCTAATTCTGTCAACATACCGGATTCCACTCACAAACCGATCTTAAAGTATCTGTATTCTACTATTAAggtaaaaatacatataatatcagataattttactttaaaaaaattctcaaatgtTAATGGATACAGTGTAGCACTATACATTAAGTCTGGTGGTTGAACTAAACTCTCCATAACCGCTGCTGCCAGTCTATAATCAATGAGGCATGTTTGGAGATCATCTGCAAGAGGAggattgaggataaaatatatgagtGGGGGATTTCATCTGAAATCAGAAAGATGCACAAAGCAGGCAGCAGACCTCTATAAAAATTAGCTTCAGCCAGTGCCCACAGAACATTCACATTATCCATGGACTGAGTTCCTCGTTTCTCAACAATTACCCTTGCAATATCCAGTAATTTCCATGCCAAATCTAGCTCAGTTTCTAACTCACCGTTATTTGGTGTATCATCAGTATCAATttccatttcatcattttcttctttctttaaatCTGTCCTACCACATAGAATTACTGTTAATCTAAATGCAGTAGGGGTCATTTCTATTTAGGATATATCCTAGGcaactttttttcttctcttttttgcAAGAACATAAACATGCCttcactttttctttttaaaacagTCTTTCAATATCTCAATAAGAAATTGTTGAACTAACATTATCCTTAGTAATTCACATCAACatcttttttcaaaatc is part of the Impatiens glandulifera chromosome 1, dImpGla2.1, whole genome shotgun sequence genome and encodes:
- the LOC124922425 gene encoding uncharacterized protein DDB_G0275933 — translated: MGYVQEARENHVKKKVEEALRSKMKTKALKECGYYTTEYAECASGRTLSVVWKCRKQAKELNECLHQFTNDTVLEDMKKDYVLQQQFKSS
- the LOC124937588 gene encoding nuclear autoantigenic sperm protein-like, whose product is MVAPEKEEESEAPSGKSTSSIHGGVELSSLGNLAETSIVRNDGDYENMLEDEGENDMLADHSNSLDYATVLIEKGSTALDAKDYMKTAECYSRALEIQLMVAHFGDLAPECFRAYYYYGYALLCRAIRGDLYPVHNVDVENDASSDAEDNTTDNDLKKEENDEMEIDTDDTPNNGELETELDLAWKLLDIARVIVEKRGTQSMDNVNVLWALAEANFYRELATSYHEKALKCCCSKLSLLEKELRRLSESGEEAVGDSTNPHQSDNSSLIRKAEEEIVSVRDYSIMLESKLKELKEPMANLRGAVDALSAKVRPVDDSGSTGSSTSSFIKVRELGKFGGSVNKVSVSAYLIESEEEDIDSGE